In Komagataeibacter sp. FNDCR2, the following proteins share a genomic window:
- the fliF gene encoding flagellar basal-body MS-ring/collar protein FliF codes for MQNILASLKGLGRTRLAALGIAAAVLLSTLGFLVFRSSGQSPALLYSDIDLGEAAEMVDELGKAHISATTSPDGTSLYVPHDKVASARLLLAKEGLPTGGAIGYELFDKSGTLTSTQFEQTINETRAMEGELERSIRLLHGVRNVRVHLVLPHRDLFSTQTSPSQASVVLDIGRTGRFSPDGIQAIQNLVAAAVPGLRPQGISIVDTRGDVLARPGDPDSAAGQESTLDKLRYAEEQRLAQAVEDMLTPTLGAGHVRARAAVTMDTDEIRETDESYDPNQQVLRSQQTSSDKTVNTEANPNTTVANNLPNANANQDNRTGSTGDREDETNNYEIGKRVRVISQTRPRLARISLAVMVDGSFTKAKDGKEVWQPFDSAKIDQITTLAKTAIGYDKSRGDEVNVVSMPFMPDAEGGFSTPATNLWSRDTLIYIAEWVIPLLLALGAIYIAIRPMLRRGGLGGLALAGGQMREGLAGGPAGAARIGGGGALDSAEIADDGTISVEGVDGKMRAEAITKVADRIEESPEESILIIRNWLAAPESPAKGS; via the coding sequence ATGCAGAATATATTGGCGAGCCTGAAGGGTCTCGGGCGCACGCGGTTGGCCGCGCTGGGGATCGCGGCCGCGGTTCTCCTCTCGACGCTCGGGTTCCTTGTTTTCCGTAGCAGTGGCCAGTCCCCGGCGCTGCTTTACAGTGATATCGACCTTGGTGAAGCAGCCGAGATGGTTGATGAGCTGGGAAAGGCCCATATCTCCGCTACCACCAGTCCCGATGGAACAAGCCTTTACGTTCCCCATGACAAGGTCGCCAGCGCAAGGCTGCTTCTTGCAAAGGAAGGCCTCCCCACCGGGGGCGCCATCGGTTACGAACTGTTTGACAAGAGCGGCACCCTCACCAGCACGCAGTTTGAACAGACGATCAACGAGACACGGGCGATGGAGGGAGAGCTTGAACGCTCCATCCGCCTCCTGCACGGGGTGCGTAACGTCAGGGTCCACCTTGTCCTGCCGCACCGTGACCTTTTCTCGACCCAGACCAGCCCATCCCAGGCCAGCGTTGTCCTCGACATAGGCAGGACGGGCCGTTTCAGCCCCGACGGCATCCAGGCCATCCAGAATCTGGTGGCCGCCGCCGTTCCGGGTCTGCGCCCGCAGGGCATATCCATTGTGGATACACGCGGTGACGTTCTGGCCCGGCCCGGCGACCCCGATAGCGCGGCGGGCCAGGAATCAACGCTGGACAAGCTCCGCTATGCCGAGGAACAGCGGCTGGCGCAGGCCGTGGAAGACATGCTGACCCCGACCCTGGGGGCAGGTCATGTGCGTGCCCGTGCGGCGGTCACCATGGATACGGACGAAATCCGCGAGACGGATGAGAGCTACGACCCCAACCAGCAGGTCCTGCGCTCCCAGCAGACCAGTTCGGACAAGACCGTCAATACCGAGGCGAACCCGAATACCACGGTGGCGAATAACCTGCCCAACGCCAACGCCAATCAGGATAACAGGACCGGTTCGACTGGCGACCGGGAAGATGAGACCAACAATTACGAGATTGGCAAGCGTGTCCGTGTCATAAGCCAGACACGCCCGCGACTGGCCCGGATCAGCCTTGCGGTCATGGTGGACGGCTCGTTCACAAAGGCCAAGGACGGCAAGGAAGTCTGGCAGCCGTTCGACAGCGCCAAGATTGACCAGATCACGACGCTCGCGAAGACGGCGATCGGTTATGACAAAAGCCGTGGGGACGAGGTCAATGTCGTTTCCATGCCGTTCATGCCGGATGCCGAAGGCGGCTTCTCGACGCCAGCCACCAATCTGTGGAGCCGCGATACCCTTATCTATATCGCGGAATGGGTCATTCCCCTTCTCCTGGCCCTTGGCGCCATCTACATTGCCATCCGGCCGATGCTGCGCCGTGGCGGACTGGGCGGGCTTGCCCTTGCCGGTGGCCAGATGCGTGAAGGGCTGGCTGGCGGACCGGCGGGCGCTGCGCGTATAGGTGGCGGCGGGGCGCTGGATTCCGCTGAAATCGCTGATGATGGAACGATCAGCGTTGAAGGCGTCGACGGGAAAATGCGTGCGGAAGCGATCACGAAGGTCGCCGACCGTATCGAGGAAAGCCCCGAAGAGAGCATTCTTATCATCCGGAACTGGCTGGCCGCGCCAGAATCCCCGGCGAAGGGAAGCTAG
- the fliG gene encoding flagellar motor switch protein FliG produces the protein MAESAITPVASANPPPSVSVHLTGRQKAAVLMLAVGRDRSAKLLKLLHEDEIRDISITMAGLGLVRADIVEEVCHEFTRNFESSDGLVGTYETTEEMLRKALPEEQVEKIMDEIRGPAGRTMWDKLGNVQETVLANYLRNEYPQTAAVILSRLRPAHAARIFALLPEDYATDVMMRVLHMETVQREVLDSVEATLRSEFISSLGRSSKRNSYELLAEVFNNFDRKTETRLMASMDKRNHEDMEKVKALMFTFEDIKRLPHVSLMRIVNEVNREKLPLALKGASETVRKMFLQCMSKRAGNILLEEIEALGPVRVKDADAAQTEIVGTIKNMANAGEIDLAENGGNDEIIP, from the coding sequence ATGGCCGAATCCGCTATAACCCCGGTTGCTTCCGCCAACCCGCCGCCCTCTGTCAGCGTGCATCTGACCGGCAGGCAGAAAGCCGCCGTTCTCATGCTGGCCGTCGGGCGCGACCGGTCCGCGAAGCTCCTGAAATTGCTGCATGAGGATGAGATCCGCGATATTTCCATCACCATGGCGGGTCTGGGCCTGGTGCGGGCCGATATCGTGGAAGAGGTCTGCCACGAATTCACGCGGAACTTTGAATCATCCGACGGTCTTGTCGGCACCTACGAGACCACGGAAGAAATGCTGCGCAAGGCCCTGCCGGAAGAGCAGGTGGAAAAGATCATGGACGAGATCCGTGGTCCGGCCGGCAGGACGATGTGGGACAAGCTCGGCAATGTGCAGGAGACGGTGCTTGCCAACTACCTGCGCAACGAATACCCGCAGACGGCCGCCGTCATCCTGAGCAGGCTCCGGCCCGCGCACGCCGCGCGCATTTTCGCATTGCTTCCGGAAGATTACGCAACGGACGTCATGATGCGCGTCCTGCATATGGAAACGGTGCAGCGGGAAGTGCTGGACAGCGTGGAGGCAACGCTGCGTTCCGAGTTCATCTCGTCGCTTGGCCGCTCGTCGAAGCGGAACAGCTACGAGCTTCTGGCGGAAGTCTTCAATAACTTCGACCGCAAGACCGAGACGCGCCTGATGGCGTCAATGGACAAGCGTAATCATGAGGATATGGAAAAGGTGAAGGCGCTCATGTTCACCTTCGAGGACATCAAGCGCCTGCCCCATGTCTCCCTCATGCGGATTGTCAATGAGGTCAACCGTGAGAAACTGCCGCTGGCCCTGAAGGGCGCTTCGGAAACGGTGCGGAAGATGTTTCTGCAATGCATGTCCAAACGTGCCGGGAACATCCTGCTGGAAGAAATCGAGGCGCTTGGTCCTGTCCGCGTCAAGGATGCGGACGCCGCACAGACGGAAATCGTCGGCACCATCAAGAACATGGCGAATGCCGGTGAAATCGACCTGGCCGAAAACGGCGGCAATGACGAGATCATACCGTGA
- the fliN gene encoding flagellar motor switch protein FliN, with translation MSTGNADIGLEDFTSTPAETPPAADAAASDAKEPTGAAQMEAVYDIPVKITAVIGTATMPVSQLLRLGRGAVVELDKKLGEAVDIYANNRLIARGEVVVVDDNHIGVTMTEILSASPTSS, from the coding sequence ATGAGCACAGGCAACGCGGATATCGGGCTTGAAGATTTCACTTCCACCCCTGCGGAAACCCCGCCCGCGGCTGATGCAGCCGCATCGGACGCAAAGGAGCCGACTGGGGCCGCCCAGATGGAGGCGGTCTATGATATCCCGGTAAAGATCACGGCGGTCATCGGCACGGCCACCATGCCGGTCAGCCAGCTTCTCCGGCTCGGGCGCGGCGCTGTCGTGGAGCTGGACAAGAAGCTGGGGGAAGCGGTCGATATCTATGCGAATAACCGGCTGATTGCCCGTGGTGAGGTCGTTGTCGTGGACGATAATCATATCGGCGTCACGATGACGGAAATCCTCTCGGCCTCCCCCACGTCCAGCTAG
- a CDS encoding flagellar biosynthetic protein FliO: MGAVSATGVFAAPQSGSLAHGAGTFGTAWLTWIVSFVIVIALILLSRYGLQLLEPYLSRRRQTRNLAVVESLAIDQRRRISIIKCGEKKGLILTGGGNDVFLGWMENEDAARPASFLDTPPD, translated from the coding sequence ATGGGCGCAGTATCCGCGACAGGAGTTTTTGCCGCGCCCCAGTCAGGCTCTCTTGCACATGGCGCGGGAACGTTCGGCACTGCATGGCTGACATGGATTGTGTCGTTCGTAATCGTCATCGCGCTCATTCTGCTGAGCCGCTATGGACTGCAATTGCTGGAACCCTACCTGTCGCGGCGGCGCCAGACACGCAATCTGGCCGTGGTGGAAAGTCTGGCCATAGATCAGCGCCGGCGTATCAGCATCATAAAATGCGGTGAAAAAAAGGGACTGATCCTGACCGGGGGCGGCAATGACGTATTCCTGGGCTGGATGGAAAATGAGGATGCCGCACGCCCTGCCAGTTTCCTTGATACCCCACCGGATTGA
- the fliP gene encoding flagellar type III secretion system pore protein FliP (The bacterial flagellar biogenesis protein FliP forms a type III secretion system (T3SS)-type pore required for flagellar assembly.) — protein sequence MPTLAHAQSLTVDLGKGMGDAGTTSRLIQLTALITILSLAPSLLVMVTAFTRIIIVLSLLRGAIGAQGTPPNTVLIGLGLFLTFFVMQPVLEQSWVQGISPMMDGRVSEMEGLAAAAEPFRGFMLANARPADLTTFLHLANVAPPTTPAAMPWRVLIPAFMIGELSRGFEMGFLLYLPFLVIDIVTSSVLMSLGMMMLPPATISLPFKLIFFVMVDGWQMVAGGLVRSFGG from the coding sequence ATGCCGACGCTTGCACATGCCCAGTCCCTGACGGTCGATCTTGGCAAAGGGATGGGGGACGCGGGCACGACCAGCCGCCTGATCCAGCTGACGGCGCTCATCACCATTCTTTCGCTGGCGCCCAGTCTTCTGGTCATGGTGACCGCGTTCACGCGGATCATCATAGTCCTGTCCCTGCTGCGCGGTGCGATCGGGGCGCAGGGCACACCACCCAATACGGTACTGATCGGCCTTGGACTGTTCCTGACGTTTTTCGTCATGCAGCCAGTTCTCGAACAGTCATGGGTTCAGGGAATTTCCCCCATGATGGATGGCCGTGTAAGTGAAATGGAAGGTCTGGCAGCGGCGGCGGAGCCTTTCAGGGGGTTCATGCTGGCGAATGCCCGGCCTGCCGACCTCACCACATTCCTGCATCTTGCGAATGTGGCGCCACCAACCACACCGGCCGCCATGCCGTGGCGCGTGCTCATTCCGGCGTTCATGATTGGTGAACTGAGCCGCGGCTTCGAGATGGGCTTCCTGCTCTATCTGCCGTTCCTTGTCATCGATATTGTTACATCCAGCGTTCTCATGAGTCTTGGCATGATGATGCTGCCCCCCGCCACCATCTCGCTGCCATTCAAGCTGATCTTCTTCGTAATGGTCGATGGATGGCAGATGGTGGCTGGCGGACTGGTCAGAAGTTTCGGGGGGTAA
- the flgH gene encoding flagellar basal body L-ring protein FlgH, with protein sequence MTGLLCLSGCSGLSEISEMGHPPRMTKTSDPTQAPDYRPVTMPMPPLQAPPTEVGSLWRPGSRAFFKDQRASQAGDLLTIKVEIADNAALTDDTSASGSGSEDFGIPSLFGFKGKGVSHLTNSDALSTSSASANLAAGSIRRNETVTLTLAGTITQVLPNGNFVVVARQEVRINGELRQLLVSGVVRPQDILEDNTVTHDRIAEARISYGGRGQLTKIQTPRYGQQVLDSVLPF encoded by the coding sequence ATGACCGGATTGCTGTGCCTGTCCGGGTGTTCAGGCCTGTCGGAAATAAGCGAGATGGGCCACCCGCCCCGCATGACCAAGACATCCGACCCGACACAGGCGCCTGATTATCGTCCCGTGACCATGCCCATGCCCCCCCTTCAGGCCCCGCCGACCGAGGTCGGAAGCCTGTGGCGGCCGGGAAGCCGGGCCTTCTTCAAGGACCAGCGGGCCTCCCAGGCCGGTGATCTCCTTACCATCAAGGTCGAGATTGCCGATAACGCCGCCCTGACGGACGATACATCCGCCAGCGGCAGCGGATCGGAGGATTTCGGGATTCCCAGCCTCTTCGGCTTCAAGGGCAAGGGGGTATCGCACCTCACCAACTCGGATGCACTCAGCACGAGCAGCGCCAGCGCCAATCTTGCCGCGGGCTCGATCCGAAGGAACGAGACCGTCACCCTTACCCTGGCCGGGACGATTACCCAGGTTCTTCCGAACGGCAACTTTGTCGTTGTCGCCCGTCAGGAAGTCCGGATCAATGGCGAGCTGCGCCAGCTTCTGGTCAGCGGTGTTGTCAGGCCACAGGACATTCTGGAAGATAATACCGTCACCCACGACAGAATTGCCGAGGCGAGAATCTCGTACGGCGGCCGTGGCCAGCTTACCAAGATCCAGACGCCACGATATGGCCAGCAGGTGCTTGATAGCGTTCTTCCGTTCTGA
- the flgA gene encoding flagellar basal body P-ring formation chaperone FlgA, with the protein MRVRAAIAVAIAAGIVTLHISGGSAATLRNTTVVTTDNVKLSDLFADLDPGQDRVLGPAPAPGGSIHVGGRQLIAIADQYGVDWLDQSPSALATITRSGRVLDKDFFIDLIRKSVPDVGSGPVSVDLVDFHPLIVAPDDRNPVIMTDIDWDQKSGRFSATIYRTHPIGDVTQDSFLLIGTVHASQTTLVFSHPLAAGAVISPQDVRIGESSTEYTSGRIFTDETEVDGMTLLHDVTAGEPVLDRDLHRTILMHKGDPILIVFIVPGIRLTATGKALEDGGAGQYVRALNLSSNMVVTGRVAGPSQIEIETGSAAVPSDPNMLRRLATSSRANTRANLSLR; encoded by the coding sequence ATGCGCGTGCGGGCAGCAATCGCCGTAGCGATCGCCGCGGGCATCGTGACTTTACACATTTCGGGCGGATCGGCGGCAACGCTGCGAAACACCACTGTCGTCACCACCGACAACGTAAAACTGTCGGATCTGTTTGCTGATCTGGACCCCGGTCAGGACCGCGTGCTTGGGCCGGCCCCGGCCCCGGGTGGCAGCATCCATGTGGGCGGTCGGCAGTTGATCGCCATTGCCGATCAGTATGGCGTTGACTGGCTGGACCAGTCGCCATCGGCTCTTGCGACAATCACACGTTCAGGCCGGGTTCTGGACAAGGATTTCTTTATCGATCTCATAAGGAAAAGCGTGCCTGACGTCGGAAGCGGTCCCGTTTCCGTTGATCTTGTCGATTTTCATCCCCTGATCGTCGCGCCGGATGATCGCAATCCGGTCATCATGACGGATATTGACTGGGACCAGAAATCCGGGCGCTTTTCCGCCACGATCTACCGGACGCATCCTATCGGGGATGTCACGCAGGATTCATTCCTCCTGATCGGGACCGTGCATGCCTCACAGACCACGCTTGTATTCTCCCACCCCCTGGCCGCAGGGGCGGTGATTTCACCACAGGACGTACGCATCGGGGAGTCCAGCACCGAATACACATCGGGAAGAATATTCACCGATGAAACCGAGGTGGATGGCATGACGCTCCTGCATGATGTCACCGCAGGGGAACCCGTTCTGGACCGGGATCTGCATCGGACCATACTCATGCATAAGGGCGATCCCATCCTGATCGTTTTCATTGTGCCGGGAATTCGCCTGACGGCTACGGGAAAGGCCCTGGAAGATGGCGGGGCCGGTCAATACGTACGTGCCCTCAATCTGTCGAGCAATATGGTGGTTACCGGCCGGGTGGCAGGGCCATCACAGATCGAGATCGAGACCGGATCGGCCGCGGTTCCTTCCGATCCGAACATGTTACGCCGCCTGGCCACATCCAGCCGCGCAAATACGCGGGCGAATTTATCGCTCCGGTAA
- the flgG gene encoding flagellar basal-body rod protein FlgG: MRSLDIAGTGMQAQTANVETISNNIANMTTTGYKRRRAEFQDLIYQDLRRVGTMSSDTGDLVPAGAQIGLGVRTAGIYRINEQGTLEQTSNALDLAIEGRGYFRVTLPSGEYAYTRDGTFSLSDDGTIVTADGYPLSPDISLPNNAENITVDQTGQVQYTVSGTTTAQVAGQIQLITFQNENGLAAMGQNLFEATTSSGDPITGTPQSTGFGSIRQGFVEESNVNVVTEITDLITAQRAYEMNSKVITASDEMLQTLTNLK, translated from the coding sequence ATGCGTTCCCTTGATATCGCCGGTACGGGCATGCAGGCCCAGACCGCGAATGTTGAGACGATTTCCAACAATATCGCCAACATGACGACCACAGGCTACAAGCGCCGCCGCGCCGAGTTCCAGGATCTCATCTATCAGGATCTCCGCCGCGTCGGAACCATGAGCTCCGATACCGGTGACCTTGTGCCGGCTGGCGCGCAGATCGGCCTGGGTGTCCGCACCGCAGGCATCTACCGGATCAATGAGCAGGGCACGCTGGAGCAGACCAGCAACGCGCTTGACCTGGCTATCGAAGGCCGGGGCTATTTCCGTGTGACGCTGCCTTCGGGTGAGTACGCCTATACCCGTGACGGGACTTTCTCCCTCTCGGATGATGGCACGATCGTCACGGCTGACGGCTATCCCCTCAGCCCCGATATTTCCCTGCCGAACAATGCCGAAAACATCACGGTAGACCAGACCGGACAGGTTCAGTACACCGTATCGGGCACGACGACGGCGCAGGTTGCCGGTCAGATCCAGCTTATCACCTTCCAGAATGAAAATGGTCTGGCCGCCATGGGTCAGAACCTGTTCGAAGCCACGACCTCATCCGGTGATCCGATTACCGGCACGCCGCAGAGTACGGGGTTTGGATCGATCCGTCAGGGCTTTGTCGAGGAATCCAACGTCAACGTGGTGACCGAAATCACGGATCTCATCACCGCCCAGCGTGCATATGAAATGAACAGCAAGGTCATCACCGCTTCCGATGAAATGCTTCAGACGCTGACAAACCTGAAATAA
- a CDS encoding flagellar hook basal-body protein, translated as MENTTYIALSRIDTLTRALDVAASNLANANTDGFKATRQIFSDYLVHQKGTHEVPGGREEAFTQDKATYQDHLQGALRQTGNLTDFAINGEGYFSVRTAQGVRLTRNGQFHRRVDGTIVDGAGNPLLDRQGQNIVVARQDDIVSVASDGTMSTEDGRIANIGIVTVDNLNTLQPEGSYLLKPTTRTHAVAQTEIRQRMLESSNVNSINETTRMVEIQRDYDLNFQLVQTESTRYMNAIDKITAEPSS; from the coding sequence TTGGAGAACACGACATATATCGCCCTGTCGCGTATTGATACGCTGACACGTGCTCTCGATGTGGCCGCTTCGAACCTGGCCAACGCCAATACGGACGGGTTCAAGGCGACACGGCAGATTTTCTCGGATTACCTCGTCCACCAGAAGGGCACTCATGAAGTGCCCGGAGGCCGGGAAGAGGCATTCACGCAGGATAAGGCCACCTACCAGGATCATCTGCAGGGGGCATTGCGGCAGACGGGAAACCTGACAGATTTCGCCATCAATGGTGAAGGCTACTTCTCCGTGCGTACGGCGCAGGGCGTACGGTTGACCCGTAACGGGCAGTTTCACCGCCGGGTGGATGGAACGATTGTCGACGGGGCCGGAAACCCCCTTCTTGACCGGCAGGGCCAGAATATCGTCGTCGCGCGGCAAGATGACATCGTGTCGGTTGCGTCGGACGGAACGATGTCGACCGAGGATGGACGAATCGCGAATATCGGTATCGTAACCGTTGACAACCTCAACACCCTGCAGCCGGAAGGGTCCTACCTGCTCAAGCCCACGACCCGTACCCATGCCGTGGCCCAGACGGAAATACGGCAGAGAATGCTTGAGTCCAGCAACGTGAATTCCATCAATGAGACCACGCGGATGGTCGAGATCCAGCGTGATTACGACCTGAATTTCCAGCTTGTACAGACGGAATCCACCCGTTACATGAATGCGATCGACAAGATCACCGCCGAACCGAGTTCCTGA
- the flgK gene encoding flagellar hook-associated protein FlgK: MDLGSSLSIANSGLSAIDYELSVTSQNVSNSGTSGYVSETANVSSAVAGGSGTGVHVAATTLNVNNALQTALYGQNAQVAAYTATSNSLAAVSALQGSTSADSGSTDTLSDLLGNVQSALTTLTSTPLDSSAQAGVVSSAQSLTSSINTLSTTYTQQRQTAEDNVVSTVSTINSDLTNIGALSKQIMSLKATGADTADLENQRLGIMTDLSSELSVTFSETSNGDMIVRTADGTELPTRPDQMGQSDTSVTLPSSTWPLSTSDVSVTSAGYYSTGDSSSQIPGITLGGKDITSHLTGGTLGANITLRDVTYPQMQAQLDSFSSTLATRFNSAGLDLFTDGTGAVPSTNTTQETPAGIVGLSSTLSVNSSYVNTPSSLTTDSSTGATGDVTAVTKVLSTAFGTSTDDVSGSLAAPSSDLGPTGSLSTGYSGTQGLLALATSLTSNQASTIAQASDGLTSSTSVQTTLQTSVSNVSGVNVDDEMSKIVALQNAYTANAKVITAVQSMFTALLDAID, from the coding sequence ATGGATCTGGGATCATCGCTATCAATAGCCAATAGCGGACTGAGCGCGATTGATTACGAGCTGTCCGTAACGTCCCAGAACGTCTCGAATTCGGGAACGTCAGGGTATGTCAGCGAGACGGCGAATGTGTCCTCGGCCGTGGCGGGTGGCAGCGGGACAGGCGTCCATGTCGCCGCGACGACGTTGAACGTGAACAATGCCCTGCAGACCGCCCTTTACGGCCAGAATGCCCAGGTCGCCGCATATACGGCGACAAGCAACTCGCTGGCCGCCGTATCGGCCCTGCAGGGGTCGACATCGGCGGATTCAGGCAGCACGGATACGCTTTCTGACCTGCTTGGTAATGTGCAGAGCGCCCTGACAACACTGACCTCGACCCCGCTGGACAGTTCCGCCCAGGCCGGTGTCGTCTCCAGCGCGCAGTCCCTGACCTCCTCCATCAATACACTTTCCACGACCTACACACAGCAGCGCCAGACCGCGGAAGACAATGTGGTCTCGACGGTCTCCACCATCAATTCCGATCTGACGAACATCGGCGCGCTGTCCAAGCAGATCATGAGCCTCAAGGCGACTGGCGCGGATACGGCCGATCTCGAGAACCAGCGCCTCGGGATCATGACCGACCTGTCATCCGAACTGTCGGTGACATTCTCTGAAACATCGAATGGCGACATGATTGTCCGGACGGCGGACGGGACCGAACTTCCGACCCGCCCGGACCAGATGGGGCAGAGCGATACGAGCGTCACCCTTCCCAGTTCCACATGGCCCCTGTCCACGTCCGATGTTTCCGTCACATCGGCGGGTTATTACAGCACCGGGGATTCCTCTTCGCAGATTCCCGGGATTACGCTGGGGGGCAAGGATATCACCTCCCACCTTACGGGCGGGACGCTGGGGGCGAATATCACACTGCGTGATGTGACCTATCCGCAGATGCAGGCCCAGCTTGACTCATTCTCCTCCACGCTGGCCACGCGGTTCAACAGCGCCGGGCTTGACCTGTTCACGGATGGGACCGGGGCGGTGCCGTCGACCAATACGACGCAGGAAACGCCGGCTGGCATTGTTGGCCTGTCATCAACGCTGAGCGTCAATTCATCTTATGTGAATACCCCTTCATCGCTGACAACAGACAGCAGCACAGGGGCGACGGGCGATGTAACAGCCGTGACCAAAGTTCTGAGCACGGCATTCGGAACCAGCACGGATGATGTGAGCGGCAGCCTGGCGGCGCCGTCTTCCGATCTGGGGCCGACAGGCTCGCTGTCCACCGGATATTCAGGTACGCAGGGTCTGCTTGCCCTGGCCACGTCCCTTACTTCCAATCAGGCTTCAACCATTGCGCAGGCCAGTGATGGTCTGACCTCTTCCACATCGGTCCAGACGACGTTGCAGACCAGTGTCTCCAATGTTTCCGGCGTGAACGTGGATGATGAAATGTCCAAGATTGTCGCACTGCAGAATGCCTATACCGCCAATGCCAAGGTCATAACTGCCGTACAATCGATGTTCACCGCACTACTCGACGCTATCGACTGA
- a CDS encoding flagellin — translation MSTSIGQYGDSGAFRILDAGIDSMTQTQENLSWETSAGTLSETYAGLGSNRTSALSITPQITQVEAWQNNVTNAQNSLTVSATAVQQIVSLAQNLNTNILSITGSSSSSTISDIATQAQSALTDLGATLNTSDGTGYVFAGQDSTEPPLTNASSLASGSLATAISAAVSTLGTSGASSVMTAATDAANSNIGSVFSSSLTTLSGDETIAEKAASLQKSVLTGSNTATEVGIVATQGSGLTSTSPSTGSPIYDLMRDMMVVSSMSGMSSSTSGYSDLVSQLHTSLQSTIAQLTDMESSVGVTQDNLTSQTTLLSSMQSMMTTQLSNARDADIAAVATQTSALNTRLQASYTLVSDMKSMSLADYI, via the coding sequence ATGAGTACTTCTATAGGGCAGTATGGTGATTCCGGCGCGTTTCGTATTCTCGACGCCGGGATCGATAGTATGACACAGACCCAGGAGAACCTTTCATGGGAGACGTCAGCGGGGACGCTGTCGGAAACCTATGCCGGGCTGGGCTCGAACCGGACGTCCGCCCTGAGCATCACGCCCCAGATTACGCAGGTTGAAGCCTGGCAGAACAACGTCACCAATGCGCAGAACAGCCTGACCGTTTCAGCTACCGCAGTCCAGCAGATCGTTTCCCTGGCCCAGAACCTGAACACGAATATCCTCAGTATCACCGGGTCATCCTCAAGTTCCACGATCTCGGATATTGCGACCCAGGCCCAGTCCGCGCTGACGGACCTCGGTGCCACGCTCAATACCTCAGACGGTACGGGGTATGTTTTTGCCGGACAGGATTCAACCGAACCCCCGCTCACCAATGCCAGTTCGCTTGCAAGCGGGTCACTTGCGACGGCGATCTCTGCGGCCGTCAGCACGCTCGGCACTTCTGGCGCATCATCCGTCATGACCGCGGCTACAGATGCGGCGAACAGCAATATAGGTTCGGTTTTCTCCTCCAGCCTGACCACCCTTTCCGGGGATGAAACGATTGCCGAAAAGGCGGCCTCGCTCCAGAAATCGGTCCTGACAGGCAGCAATACAGCAACCGAAGTGGGGATAGTCGCGACACAGGGGAGCGGTCTGACTTCGACCTCGCCCTCCACCGGATCTCCCATCTATGACCTGATGCGTGATATGATGGTTGTCTCTTCCATGTCTGGAATGTCGAGTTCGACCAGCGGCTATTCCGATCTGGTCAGTCAGTTGCACACATCCCTGCAGAGCACGATTGCACAGCTGACGGATATGGAATCGTCCGTCGGTGTGACGCAGGATAACCTGACTTCACAAACGACCCTCCTGTCCAGCATGCAAAGCATGATGACAACGCAGCTTTCCAATGCAAGGGATGCGGATATTGCTGCGGTCGCGACGCAGACATCCGCCCTCAACACCAGATTGCAGGCATCCTATACCCTTGTTTCGGACATGAAGAGCATGTCGCTTGCGGACTATATCTGA